A single genomic interval of Saccharothrix saharensis harbors:
- a CDS encoding aldo/keto reductase, protein MSDFALGLAALGRPAYINLGREHALPEHRDVDAMRAQCHAVLDAAYAAGVRRVDAARSYGRAEEFLAQWLAARGHQDVQVSSKWGYAYVADWRRDVDTHEVKEHSVERFTRQWRETEELLGAHVGLYNVHSLTSDSPLFGDPDLLLALGGLRDSGVRLGFSTSGPNQGETVRRALELTVEGRRLFDSVQSTWNVLETSVGPALAFARESGAEVFVKEGLANGRVAVDPPPRVRDLADRHGVGPDAVALAAVRAQPWADVVLSGAASPDQLHANLRAREVDLDPDELADCAEPAERYWATRASLAWE, encoded by the coding sequence GTGTCCGACTTCGCCCTTGGCCTGGCCGCGCTCGGTCGACCCGCCTACATCAACCTCGGCCGGGAGCACGCGTTGCCCGAGCACCGGGACGTGGACGCCATGCGCGCGCAGTGCCACGCCGTCCTGGACGCGGCCTACGCGGCAGGGGTGCGGAGGGTGGACGCCGCCCGGTCCTACGGTCGGGCGGAGGAGTTCCTGGCGCAGTGGCTGGCCGCCCGCGGCCACCAGGACGTGCAGGTGTCCAGCAAGTGGGGTTACGCCTACGTGGCCGACTGGCGGCGGGACGTGGACACCCACGAGGTGAAGGAGCACTCGGTCGAGCGGTTCACCCGGCAGTGGCGGGAGACCGAGGAACTGCTCGGGGCGCACGTCGGGCTCTACAACGTGCACTCGCTGACATCGGACAGTCCGCTGTTCGGCGACCCGGACCTTCTCCTCGCCCTGGGCGGGCTGCGGGACTCGGGAGTGCGCCTCGGCTTCTCCACGTCCGGCCCGAACCAGGGCGAGACGGTGCGGCGGGCCTTGGAGCTCACCGTCGAGGGGCGGCGGCTGTTCGACAGCGTCCAGTCGACCTGGAACGTCCTGGAGACGTCGGTGGGGCCCGCGTTGGCGTTCGCCCGGGAGTCCGGGGCGGAGGTGTTCGTCAAGGAAGGCCTGGCCAACGGCAGGGTGGCCGTCGACCCGCCGCCGCGCGTGCGCGACCTGGCCGACCGGCACGGCGTCGGCCCGGACGCCGTCGCGCTGGCCGCGGTGCGCGCGCAACCGTGGGCCGACGTGGTCCTGTCCGGCGCGGCGAGCCCGGACCAGTTGCACGCCAACCTGCGCGCACGGGAGGTGGACCTGGACCCCGACGAGCTGGCGGACTGCGCCGAGCCCGCCGAGCGGTACTGGGCTACCCGGGCGTCGCTGGCTTGGGAGTGA